One Georgenia wutianyii DNA segment encodes these proteins:
- a CDS encoding ABC-F family ATP-binding cassette domain-containing protein, protein MRIGARELIHSATFRVDAGMRIGLVGRNGAGKTTLTKLLAGQDATSGVVQHTGTITRTGEIGYLPQDPRTGDLDVLARDRVLSARDLDGILRRIRKAETDMATKTGDAQEKAIERYSRLDAEFSAQGGWAAESEAARFTSNLGLPTRVLDQPLHTLSGGQRRRVELARILFSGAQTLLLDEPTNHLDHDSIVWLRDYLKSYSGGLIVISHDVELLRETINTVFHLDANRGELDVYNLGWDAYLKQREQDERRRRKERANAEKKASVLLAQADKMRAKATKAVAAQNMIRRAERMVAGLEQSRQADKVAHLRFPDPAPCGKVPLTAEGLSKSYGSLEVFTDVDLAIDRGAKVVVLGLNGAGKTTLLRILGGVEKPDTGEVVPGHGLKIGYYAQEHETLDVERTVVENMRSAAPDLTDTQVRSVLGSFLFSGDDAEKPAKVLSGGEKTRLALAVLVVSSANVLLLDEPTNNLDPASREEILGALRTFTGAVVLVTHDEGAVEALEPDRVLLLPDGDEDLWSDAYSELIALA, encoded by the coding sequence ATGCGCATCGGCGCCCGCGAGCTGATCCACTCGGCGACCTTCCGCGTCGACGCCGGGATGCGCATCGGCCTGGTCGGGCGCAACGGCGCTGGGAAGACGACCCTCACCAAGCTCCTCGCGGGACAGGACGCGACCTCCGGCGTCGTCCAGCACACCGGGACGATCACCCGCACCGGCGAGATCGGCTACCTCCCGCAGGACCCGCGGACCGGCGACCTCGACGTCCTCGCCCGGGACCGGGTCCTGTCCGCCCGCGACCTCGACGGCATCCTGCGCCGCATCCGCAAGGCCGAGACGGACATGGCGACGAAGACCGGGGACGCCCAGGAGAAGGCGATCGAGCGCTACTCCCGGCTCGACGCGGAGTTCTCGGCCCAGGGCGGCTGGGCCGCGGAGTCCGAGGCCGCGCGCTTCACCTCCAACCTCGGCCTGCCCACCCGGGTCCTGGACCAGCCGCTGCACACCCTCTCGGGTGGTCAGCGACGCCGGGTCGAGCTCGCCCGCATCCTCTTCTCCGGTGCGCAGACGCTGCTCCTCGACGAGCCGACCAACCACCTCGACCACGACTCGATCGTCTGGCTGCGGGACTACCTCAAGTCCTACTCCGGCGGCCTCATCGTCATCAGCCACGACGTCGAGCTGCTGCGCGAGACCATCAACACCGTCTTCCACCTCGACGCGAACCGCGGTGAGCTCGACGTCTACAACCTCGGCTGGGACGCCTACCTCAAGCAGCGGGAGCAGGACGAGCGCCGCCGTCGCAAGGAGCGCGCGAACGCGGAGAAGAAGGCCTCCGTCCTCCTCGCCCAGGCGGACAAGATGCGTGCCAAGGCCACCAAGGCCGTCGCCGCGCAGAACATGATCCGGCGCGCCGAGCGGATGGTCGCCGGGCTGGAGCAGAGCCGCCAGGCGGACAAGGTGGCCCACCTGCGCTTCCCCGACCCCGCCCCGTGCGGGAAGGTCCCGCTCACCGCCGAGGGCCTGTCGAAGTCCTACGGCTCCCTCGAGGTCTTCACCGACGTCGACCTCGCCATCGACCGGGGCGCCAAGGTCGTCGTCCTCGGCCTCAACGGCGCCGGCAAGACGACGCTGCTGCGCATCCTCGGCGGGGTGGAGAAGCCGGACACCGGCGAGGTGGTGCCCGGGCACGGCCTGAAGATCGGGTACTACGCCCAGGAGCACGAGACCCTCGACGTCGAGCGCACCGTCGTGGAGAACATGCGCTCCGCGGCGCCCGACCTCACCGACACGCAGGTGCGCTCGGTGCTGGGCTCCTTCCTCTTCTCCGGGGACGACGCCGAGAAGCCCGCCAAGGTCCTGTCCGGCGGGGAGAAGACGCGCCTCGCGCTCGCCGTCCTCGTCGTCTCGTCGGCCAACGTCCTGCTCCTGGACGAGCCGACGAACAACCTCGACCCGGCGTCCCGTGAGGAGATCCTCGGCGCGCTGCGGACCTTCACCGGCGCCGTCGTCCTCGTCACCCACGACGAGGGTGCGGTCGAGGCGCTCGAGCCCGACCGCGTCCTCCTCCTGCCCGACGGCGACGAG
- a CDS encoding tubulin-like doman-containing protein, whose translation MLRPFLLVGVGGSGGKTLRVVREDLERRLQQAGWTRGIPDAWQFLHIDVPTTADGNEPDLPGQLPEREYQGLIGSGIDYRTVDDSLLQTAGTHARDALGGWRPDRDRVNVPASKGAGQFRALGRVITLSQLSRIDHAVREARRRITGAEVTGVLQSLTEKLGGEPRTTAPAPEVVVISSIAGGSGSGAIIDVCDVIRGLPDKWASESVGILYCPDVFDDIDESLRRGVRANSLAALAEVMSGYWNAQGPSESTSELFQAAGVSTGASRRLGPRYPFLVGARNEAVTYKTQNDVYRAMGRSIASWVASTALQDSMAGYLHAQWASTSGAVPDHLRLHPGGTETPFTALGSSRVGLGRDRFRTYAAEHLARTAVEMVLDRHEELRARGDERPATQLVQEQASDAFGAFLVQTGLDERGEDRNTVLDALHDQAKLTRAGQELGAQVLDAVRAASPAKGLTTDDVRIRVRNEVLDRRSRFAAEQRESRERQAVEWVETIQRRVVDTAADAVVKHGGRVAAVMLRRLVTELDEVSEELHAEAEHRRRWAANLEDEISGVLGGTRKSVTEAEIELAVDRAIQTLEWEQEADTRDLAVALIPDLRRNFLEPLTEAVDHAVDGLAVERTGGLDGRGSLISMWPEGDVVPSRLKPAPNEFLLSSVDSFPQILEDVVARTVGGETPQVSRVAAERQVLLGAVYGERQRLITIDKPWVPADARLHRSSMQAATRATISVAGNSSQILHRATAWVTRPGTMIGKYLDEGLRAYLSEGAAAPSELAERLRAFEGQLVAALNAGAPLVSINTSVLTRVHGRSNVTYQQKFSEIPFPERSAARESFVRTLQGRGQFGATVEQSFSDSEAGFIDIFTVLGEPYEPVVFDSLMRPIASDWGARKASVEGREEFWRWRRARPLQEAVPLHPETLTQLIRGWFAAGLLGQVQQDPAVAVYVPASSSGSAGFVPFDDPLLVGNSQGPEVLPAVLESLVLALLRVNTQESLDPVRPYLRLLDLGTSESGTLPQELRTWIEAGHRAQDPSPDPRTAADRQAAARQQVEKVAAAFARHFEALEARHDILGYPGSFDLRHLIRAALRDLHHAVDDFRADADSAFI comes from the coding sequence ATGCTTCGTCCCTTCCTTCTCGTCGGTGTCGGCGGGTCCGGCGGCAAGACGCTCCGCGTCGTGCGCGAGGACCTCGAGCGCCGCCTTCAGCAGGCCGGCTGGACACGCGGTATCCCCGACGCCTGGCAGTTCCTCCACATCGACGTGCCGACGACGGCGGACGGCAACGAGCCGGACCTGCCCGGTCAGCTCCCGGAGCGGGAGTACCAGGGCCTCATCGGCTCGGGGATCGACTACCGGACGGTCGACGACTCCCTGCTCCAGACCGCCGGCACCCACGCGCGTGATGCGCTCGGCGGGTGGCGCCCCGACCGCGACCGGGTCAACGTGCCCGCGAGCAAGGGGGCCGGCCAGTTCCGGGCGCTCGGCCGGGTCATCACCCTGTCCCAGCTCAGCCGCATCGACCACGCGGTGCGCGAGGCCCGCCGGCGGATCACCGGTGCCGAGGTGACCGGTGTGCTGCAGAGCCTCACCGAGAAACTCGGTGGGGAGCCCCGTACGACCGCCCCGGCACCGGAGGTCGTCGTCATCTCCTCGATCGCGGGAGGCAGCGGCTCCGGCGCCATCATCGACGTGTGCGACGTCATCCGCGGGCTGCCGGACAAGTGGGCGTCGGAGAGCGTCGGGATCCTCTACTGCCCCGACGTCTTCGACGACATCGACGAGTCCCTCCGCCGTGGCGTCCGCGCCAACTCCCTCGCCGCGCTCGCCGAGGTGATGAGCGGCTACTGGAACGCTCAGGGTCCCAGTGAGAGCACGAGCGAGCTGTTCCAGGCGGCCGGGGTGTCCACCGGTGCCAGCCGGCGCCTCGGCCCTCGCTACCCGTTCCTCGTCGGTGCTCGGAACGAGGCGGTGACCTACAAGACGCAGAACGACGTCTACCGGGCCATGGGCCGTTCCATCGCGTCGTGGGTGGCGAGCACAGCGCTCCAGGACAGCATGGCCGGCTATCTCCACGCCCAGTGGGCGTCGACGTCGGGGGCTGTGCCGGACCACCTGCGCCTCCACCCCGGTGGCACGGAGACGCCGTTCACGGCGCTGGGCTCCTCACGGGTGGGCCTGGGCCGCGACCGGTTCCGGACCTATGCCGCGGAGCACCTCGCCCGGACGGCCGTCGAGATGGTCCTGGACCGTCACGAGGAGCTCCGCGCCCGAGGGGACGAGCGGCCGGCGACACAGCTCGTCCAGGAGCAGGCGAGCGACGCCTTCGGTGCCTTCCTCGTCCAGACCGGCCTCGACGAGCGCGGCGAGGACCGCAACACCGTCCTCGACGCCCTGCACGACCAGGCGAAGCTCACCAGGGCCGGGCAGGAGCTCGGTGCCCAGGTCCTCGACGCTGTTCGCGCCGCGTCGCCCGCCAAGGGCCTGACGACGGACGACGTCCGCATCCGGGTCCGGAACGAGGTGCTGGACCGCCGGTCCCGCTTCGCGGCCGAGCAGCGGGAGTCGCGCGAGCGCCAGGCGGTCGAGTGGGTCGAGACCATCCAGCGCCGGGTGGTCGACACGGCTGCGGATGCCGTGGTCAAGCACGGGGGCCGGGTGGCCGCGGTCATGCTGCGCCGCCTCGTCACCGAGCTCGACGAGGTCTCCGAGGAGCTGCACGCCGAGGCCGAGCACCGCCGGCGGTGGGCGGCAAACCTCGAGGACGAGATCTCCGGCGTCCTCGGCGGCACGCGGAAGAGCGTGACCGAGGCCGAGATCGAGCTCGCCGTCGACCGCGCGATCCAGACGCTCGAGTGGGAGCAGGAAGCCGACACCCGCGACCTGGCGGTCGCCCTCATCCCCGACCTGCGCCGGAACTTCCTCGAGCCGCTCACCGAGGCCGTCGACCACGCCGTCGACGGGCTCGCCGTCGAGCGGACCGGCGGACTGGACGGGCGCGGGTCCCTCATCTCGATGTGGCCGGAGGGCGACGTCGTCCCCAGCCGTCTCAAGCCCGCGCCGAACGAGTTCCTCCTCTCGAGCGTCGACTCCTTCCCCCAGATCCTCGAGGACGTCGTCGCCCGGACCGTGGGCGGGGAGACGCCGCAGGTCTCCCGCGTCGCGGCCGAGCGTCAGGTTCTCCTCGGGGCCGTGTACGGCGAGCGCCAGCGGTTGATCACCATCGACAAGCCGTGGGTCCCGGCCGACGCGCGGCTCCACCGCAGCTCCATGCAGGCGGCGACGCGTGCCACGATCAGCGTCGCCGGGAACTCGTCGCAGATCCTCCACCGCGCGACCGCCTGGGTGACCCGGCCCGGCACGATGATCGGCAAGTACCTCGACGAAGGGCTGCGGGCCTACCTCTCCGAGGGCGCGGCGGCGCCGAGCGAGCTCGCGGAGCGGCTGCGCGCCTTCGAGGGCCAGCTCGTCGCCGCGCTCAACGCGGGCGCGCCCCTCGTGAGCATCAACACCTCGGTGCTGACCCGGGTCCACGGGCGCTCGAACGTCACGTACCAGCAGAAGTTCAGCGAGATCCCGTTCCCGGAGCGGTCGGCGGCACGGGAGTCGTTCGTCCGGACCCTGCAGGGCCGCGGCCAGTTCGGGGCCACCGTCGAGCAGTCCTTCTCCGACTCCGAGGCGGGGTTCATCGACATCTTCACGGTCCTCGGCGAGCCTTACGAGCCGGTGGTCTTCGACAGCCTCATGCGCCCGATCGCGAGCGACTGGGGCGCTCGGAAGGCGTCGGTCGAGGGACGGGAGGAGTTCTGGCGGTGGCGCCGCGCCCGCCCCCTCCAGGAGGCGGTCCCGCTCCACCCCGAGACGCTCACTCAGCTGATCCGCGGGTGGTTCGCCGCGGGCCTGCTCGGCCAAGTACAGCAGGACCCGGCCGTCGCGGTCTACGTCCCGGCCAGCTCGAGCGGCTCCGCGGGCTTCGTCCCGTTCGACGACCCGCTCCTCGTGGGCAACAGCCAGGGCCCGGAGGTGCTGCCTGCCGTCCTCGAGTCACTCGTCCTCGCGCTCCTTCGGGTGAACACCCAGGAGTCGCTCGATCCCGTGCGTCCCTACCTCCGTCTGCTCGACCTCGGCACGAGCGAGTCCGGCACGCTGCCCCAGGAGCTCAGGACCTGGATCGAGGCGGGACACCGGGCGCAGGACCCGTCACCCGACCCCCGCACCGCTGCCGACCGCCAGGCCGCGGCGCGCCAGCAGGTCGAGAAGGTGGCCGCCGCGTTCGCCAGGCACTTCGAGGCGCTCGAAGCACGCCACGACATCCTCGGATACCCCGGTTCCTTCGACCTGCGCCACCTCATCCGGGCGGCGCTGCGCGACCTCCACCACGCCGTCGACGACTTCCGCGCCGACGCCGACAGCGCCTTCATCTGA
- a CDS encoding VWA domain-containing protein, whose translation MVRRAAGWWAAVACLLAAVVLGTGPAAAVGDISPVGSQSVSAVAACAAEADHLLAAVVVDESLSLRATDPDDLRVGAIDTALDSLERLAANSGGALDVQARLSVFGETSTELVGWGAVSGEHAEDLRSAVREELPSRDGARLTDYRRALGDAQTALDERAGEVGGTSCKLVLWLTDGKLDVDGRGDRPATEAARLELCEPGGTVDGIRADDVAVIAMGLMTSEGEGAATPVDRDRLQAIAEGSAGGESCGSVPVPADVTNGAFLNADDAGALARLFAHMGALLERFTSTGTAECPRDCTEGRLAIPVDPGLGGFRIVAQSSAGAAPMQLVAPDGSTSVLDAPTAEVGGAGVSVLTSSSLTTVDVRDVGADTGTWTLVTDPTATTVIDLYHFWGVTLTVEAPDGVVIGEPSRLRIVPRTADGSPVPLDVYGSAVMEATVDGEASDFRADGDGWLGEVTVPTDVAVSSLTVSGRATAVTTPGGIQLGPVTVEQVLSTQFPPSFPVIAPAELDFGRLDGATTARAVLTLTGAERGPTRACFGAGTVSAPEQAGAVRLGTATECVEIEADASVDVAVDLDAQEQADGRINGTLPVTLQGVDGDQIEAQVRVTGTMVRPVDVAAQLSLVAVLTGLALGLAYLSAVVARRLLGRFRLGPQTKYAEVPVRMTERGLERTDGATALLSSEEFRHLPVHGRVRSFQAGPVRHVVRYPWNPLAEPQALVTVPGRVPVTHVVKGRRGPWTRQTELPGSVGFVVATERPTTPEGDLRGTLVMVIDPGQQSVASLLPHRLAELARVPWAREVARARAAWEQVASGAAVTGASGTRPHLSQDGDGTTTPARPVPAGGGSAPPPRRDVPSVSAPPPRGRSDGPPPPRERVPENGRRRVGGQDAPPPPSPGRSGTPPPPPPRR comes from the coding sequence GTGGTGAGGCGCGCCGCCGGGTGGTGGGCCGCCGTCGCCTGCCTGCTCGCCGCGGTCGTCCTGGGTACCGGGCCCGCCGCCGCGGTCGGTGACATCTCACCGGTCGGGTCGCAGAGCGTCTCGGCCGTCGCCGCGTGCGCTGCGGAGGCCGACCACCTCCTCGCCGCCGTCGTCGTCGACGAGTCGCTCAGCCTGCGCGCGACCGACCCGGACGACCTCCGCGTCGGGGCGATCGACACGGCGCTGGACTCTCTCGAGCGCCTCGCGGCGAACAGCGGCGGCGCCCTCGACGTCCAGGCCCGGCTCTCCGTGTTCGGTGAGACGAGCACCGAGCTCGTCGGCTGGGGCGCTGTCAGCGGCGAGCACGCCGAGGACCTGCGGTCCGCCGTGCGCGAGGAGCTCCCCTCGCGGGACGGGGCCCGCCTCACGGACTACCGTCGAGCGCTCGGGGACGCCCAGACGGCTCTGGACGAGCGCGCAGGTGAGGTCGGCGGCACGTCGTGCAAGCTCGTCCTCTGGCTCACCGACGGGAAGCTCGACGTCGACGGGCGTGGCGACCGCCCGGCGACCGAGGCCGCCCGCCTCGAGCTGTGCGAGCCCGGCGGGACGGTCGACGGCATCCGCGCCGACGACGTCGCCGTCATCGCCATGGGCCTCATGACCTCCGAGGGAGAGGGTGCCGCCACGCCGGTGGACCGCGATCGCCTGCAGGCGATCGCCGAAGGAAGTGCCGGCGGGGAGTCGTGCGGGTCTGTGCCCGTCCCGGCCGACGTCACGAACGGGGCGTTCCTCAACGCGGACGACGCCGGCGCCCTTGCGAGGCTGTTCGCACATATGGGGGCGCTGCTGGAGCGGTTCACGTCGACCGGCACTGCCGAGTGCCCCCGGGACTGCACGGAGGGGCGCCTCGCCATCCCGGTGGACCCCGGCCTCGGAGGCTTCCGTATCGTCGCCCAGAGCTCGGCCGGTGCTGCCCCCATGCAGCTCGTGGCACCCGACGGGAGCACCTCGGTGCTCGACGCTCCGACAGCCGAGGTCGGCGGCGCGGGCGTCAGTGTCCTCACGAGCAGCAGTCTCACGACCGTCGACGTCCGGGACGTCGGGGCCGACACCGGGACGTGGACGCTCGTCACCGACCCGACGGCGACGACCGTCATCGACCTCTACCACTTCTGGGGCGTGACCCTCACCGTCGAGGCGCCGGACGGGGTGGTGATCGGCGAGCCGAGCCGGCTGCGGATCGTGCCGCGCACGGCGGACGGCTCCCCCGTCCCGCTCGACGTCTACGGGTCCGCGGTCATGGAGGCGACGGTCGACGGCGAGGCGTCCGACTTCCGCGCCGACGGCGACGGCTGGCTCGGCGAGGTCACGGTCCCGACCGACGTCGCGGTCTCCTCCCTCACGGTGAGCGGCCGGGCGACGGCCGTGACGACGCCTGGGGGGATCCAGCTCGGGCCGGTGACGGTCGAGCAGGTGCTCAGCACCCAGTTCCCCCCGTCGTTCCCGGTCATCGCGCCGGCGGAGCTCGACTTCGGCCGTCTCGACGGTGCGACTACTGCCCGGGCCGTCCTCACGTTGACCGGGGCGGAGCGCGGTCCGACGCGCGCATGCTTCGGGGCCGGGACGGTGTCGGCACCGGAGCAGGCCGGCGCCGTCCGACTGGGCACCGCCACCGAGTGCGTCGAGATCGAGGCGGACGCGTCGGTCGACGTGGCCGTCGACCTCGACGCACAGGAGCAGGCGGACGGCCGCATCAACGGCACGCTGCCTGTCACGCTTCAGGGCGTCGACGGCGATCAGATCGAGGCGCAGGTGCGCGTCACCGGGACCATGGTGCGACCTGTCGACGTCGCGGCGCAGCTCTCGCTCGTCGCCGTGCTCACCGGGCTCGCCCTCGGGCTTGCCTACCTGAGCGCGGTCGTCGCGCGGCGCCTGCTGGGCCGCTTCCGGCTCGGCCCGCAGACGAAGTACGCCGAGGTGCCGGTCCGGATGACCGAGCGTGGGCTCGAACGCACGGACGGCGCCACCGCCCTCCTCTCGTCCGAGGAGTTCCGCCACCTCCCGGTCCACGGTAGGGTCCGTTCCTTCCAGGCGGGCCCGGTGCGCCACGTGGTGAGGTACCCGTGGAACCCGCTCGCGGAGCCCCAGGCTCTCGTCACCGTCCCCGGGCGAGTGCCCGTGACGCACGTCGTCAAGGGACGGCGCGGTCCGTGGACCCGGCAGACCGAGCTCCCGGGAAGTGTTGGCTTCGTCGTCGCGACGGAGCGGCCGACGACGCCGGAGGGCGATCTCCGGGGCACGCTCGTCATGGTCATCGACCCCGGGCAGCAGAGCGTCGCGAGCCTGCTGCCCCACCGCCTGGCGGAGCTGGCCCGGGTGCCGTGGGCCAGGGAGGTCGCACGCGCGCGCGCTGCCTGGGAGCAGGTCGCGTCGGGCGCAGCCGTGACCGGTGCGTCCGGCACTCGTCCACACCTGTCGCAGGACGGCGACGGGACGACGACGCCCGCACGTCCCGTGCCGGCCGGCGGCGGGTCCGCACCTCCTCCCCGCCGCGATGTCCCGTCCGTGTCCGCTCCCCCGCCCCGCGGTCGCTCGGACGGTCCACCGCCGCCTCGCGAGCGCGTCCCGGAGAACGGTCGGCGCCGCGTTGGTGGTCAGGACGCACCACCTCCGCCCTCGCCCGGGCGCAGCGGTACCCCGCCCCCTCCTCCGCCCCGCCGCTGA